One Mus musculus strain C57BL/6J chromosome X, GRCm38.p6 C57BL/6J DNA window includes the following coding sequences:
- the Btbd35f4 gene encoding germ cell-less homolog 1 family member: MGLLVSRVLRCRDSSLLEPQPEAIAGASYIPGSRKRKRNSLEELATSSNVHGPQNQRMYPHQVLNYIYWKRVKISSNDAYQNLFLDGHDSDIKIRALGKTWCLHKVFLCQSGYFANILKGTWRESHHGVINLIIKNIDTRSLHFVFGALYTDADLSITPLEVPQVLAAACLLRVDRVIQQCEGIMKETINRNTVCSYYLAAETYRLKAVKTRCFEWLLCNLMVHPSVALYKEVDLKLMYLLALSSDLLVMQKEIDVYTTLKIWMFLYLNPCWNGTMKQLLQHANNWLSTHMAYVDNISFLESEEGLIFQPVFKKLRFQHIICDLTSTTILEQDRLIPMAWLSPIYKQQWLTLLRTQEYGVIGPQVINEQELEECTMRCGTMIPKDGRYTWKWSVGRLGFPLRVTFTRQCVILRQRCQRCDGSACHNHIRNVIFRITLVCFDSNKRVTFRKTTGYKILTFEYKEEQIVMKLDSDVLTFPMCIFCNFLFVNLGNAENK; encoded by the coding sequence ATGGGGCTTTTAGTCAGCAGGGTCTTGAGATGCAGGGATTCCAGTCTGTTAGAGCCACAGCCAGAAGCCATAGCCGGAGCCAGCTACATTCCTGGCAGTCGCAAGCGAAAAAGAaacagtttggaggagttggcaaCAAGTTCTAATGTTCATGGACCTCAAAACCAGCGAATGTATCCACATCAAGTTCTCAACTACATCTACTGGAAAAGGGTTAAGATCTCATCTAATGATGCttatcaaaacttatttttggACGGGCATGATAGCGACATTAAAATCCGTGCTCTGGGAAAAACATGGTGTTTacacaaagtatttttatgtcagtCAGGCTACTTTGCTAACATTCTCAAAGGTACTTGGAGAGAATCACACCATGGTGTTATAAATCTGATCATTAAGAATATTGATACCCGATCTCTGCATTTTGTGTTTGGTGCTTTGTACACGGATGCGGATTTGTCAATAACACCTCTGGAAGTTCCTCAAGTTTTGGCAGCAGCATGCCTGCTTCGGGTGGATCGAGTAATTCAGCAGTGTGAAGGAATCATGAAAGAAACTATCAACAGGAACACTGTGTGCTCCTATTATTTGGCAGCAGAAACCTATagattaaaagcagtaaagacgAGATGCTTTGAATGGCTTCTTTGCAATTTGATGGTACATCCAAGTGTGGCACTTTACAAGGAAGTAGACTTGAAGTTGATGTATCTTCTAGCACTGTCTTCTGACTTACTAGTCATGCAAAAGGAGATTGATGTATATACCACACTAAAAATATGGATGTTCCTTTATCTTAATCCATGCTGGAACGGAACCATGAAACAGCTTTTACAACACGCAAACAACTGGCTTTCCACCCACATGGCATATGTTGATAACATCAGTTTTCTTGAAAGTGAAGAAGGACTAATATTTCAACCAGTGTTTAAAAAGCTGAGATTTCAGCACATCATCTGTGACTTGACTTCCACAACTATTCTTGAACAAGATCGACTAATACCTATGGCATGGTTGTCACCCATTTACAAACAACAGTGGTTGACTTTGCTGCGAACACAAGAATATGGGGTAATTGGACCACAAGTTATCAATGAACAAGAACTTGAAGAATGCACCATGAGGTGTGGTACAATGATCCCCAAGGATGGAAGATATACTTGGAAGTGGTCAGTTGGACGACTTGGCTTTCCTTTACGTGTGACCTTTACCAGGCAGTGTGTAATTTTAAGGCAACGGTGTCAGAGGTGTGATGGTTCTGCTTGCCACAACCATATCCGAAATGTCATATTCAGAATAACTTTGGTGTGTTTTGATTCCAACAAAAGAGTAACTTTCAGAAAGACAACAGGTTATAAAATCCTCACCTTTGAATATAAGGAGGAGCAAATTGTAATGAAATTGGATAGTGATGTTCTAACCTTCCCTATGTGTATATTCTGCAATTTCCTTTTTGTAAACCtaggaaatgcagaaaacaagtaa